CGTCGTTCTCGAGCTCGGACTGCACCTCGGCGGTCAGGTCGAAGTTCGTGAACACGTTCTGCACGTCTTCGCTGTCTTCGAGAGCATCGATGAGGCGGAAGATCTTGCGAGCGGTGTCGGCGTCGATCTCGACCTTGAGGTTCGGCACGAACTCGACGTCGGCCGATTCGTAGTCGATGCCCGCTTCCTGCAGCGCGCTGCGCACGGCCACCAGGTCGGTGGCCTCGGTGATGACCTCGAAGCCCTCGGCGTGGGGCTCGATCTCCTCGGCGCCCGCCTCGAGCGCCGCCATCATGACGTCGTCCTCGCTCGTTCCCTCGGAGCCGACGACGATGACGCCCTTGCGGCTGAAGTTGTAGGCGACGCTGCCGGGGTCGGCGAGCGTGCCGCCGTTGCGGCTGAGGGCGGTGCGCACCTCGGCGGCCGCGCGGTTCTTGTTGTCGGTCAGACACTCGATCATGAGGGCGACGCCGTTGGGTCCGTAGCCTTCGTACATGATCGAGGTGTACTCGACGGCCTCGCCGCCGATCCCGGCTCCGCGCTTGACGGCGCGGTCGATGTTGTCCTTCGGGACGGAGGTCTTCTTCGCCTTCTGAACGGCGTCGAACAGCGTCGGGTTGCCGGCCAGATCAGCGCCGCCGAGCTTCGCGGCGAC
The sequence above is drawn from the Candidatus Microbacterium colombiense genome and encodes:
- a CDS encoding YebC/PmpR family DNA-binding transcriptional regulator encodes the protein MSGHSKWATTKHKKAIIDSRRAKSWAKLIKNIEVAAKLGGADLAGNPTLFDAVQKAKKTSVPKDNIDRAVKRGAGIGGEAVEYTSIMYEGYGPNGVALMIECLTDNKNRAAAEVRTALSRNGGTLADPGSVAYNFSRKGVIVVGSEGTSEDDVMMAALEAGAEEIEPHAEGFEVITEATDLVAVRSALQEAGIDYESADVEFVPNLKVEIDADTARKIFRLIDALEDSEDVQNVFTNFDLTAEVQSELENDDA